CCGTAGCTGTAGACGTGGTCGACGATCTGGTGTTCCAGGAGGGGGATCAGGGCGAAGGCGCTGTCGGCGGTCCGGGCGAGGTGCAGGGCGTGGCGGGCGTTCCGGCCGATCTCCGTCTCCTCGGGGAGTTCGGCGAGCGCGGCTGTCACACAGGCCGTGGTGTTCGCGCCGGTCAGGGCCAGGGACACGGCCGCCGCCATCGCCCTCGCGCCGTGCACTCCGTCGCCGTCCTGGGTGTAGCGGGCGTCGAACTCGGCGAGGTCGGCGGCGCGGTGGGGGTCGCCGGGGTGGGCCACAGCGAGGACGCAGGCGCGGATGCAGGCGGCGTCGTCGAAGTAGTGCGGGTTGTCGTGGCCGGTGGCGGGTGGACGCAGGCCGGTGGCGAGGTTGCCGAGGCCGGCGCGGACGGAGATGCGGGCGCGCAGGGGGAGGATGGCCGACTCGATCTCCGGGGCGCGGTCGGCTGCGGCGGCCACCTCGCTGGCGACGGCGTTCCAGGTGAGGTCGATGGCGGCTCGGGTGCGGCGTTCCCGGCTGAGGTCGCCGAGGGCCGTGTCGTCGCCGGCTCTCAGTACGGCTTCGGCGGCGAAGGTCGCCCATTCCGCGTCGTCGGAGGGGCCGAGGCGGAGGGGTTCGGGGGGCTGGTTGAGGGCGATCGGCACGGGGAGGGTGGTGGTCGCGTTCTGCTCGGCGAAGGTGTCGAGTTCCCGGGTGAGGCGGCGGGTCCATTCCGGCATGCGGGCGGCACGGTGGCGGGCGGCGGGCCAGCCGGCGGCGTCGCCTGCGGCGAGGCCGAGGAGGAGACCGAGGACACGCTGCCCGGCCTCGGCTCCGCCTTCGGCCTGCTGTTTTCCACCCGCGCCGCCTGTGCGGCTTTCGTCGTCGGGTGCGGGTGGCCGTGGTGGGGACTGCTCGCCGTCGGCGACTGCGGGCGGGTGGGGCGGGGGCGTTCGCAGGTCACCCGGGGCCGTGAGCAGTGTGGGGCCTGTGTCGTCAGGGGCGTTCGGGGTCGGGAGTGGGGCGGGTCCGGTGTCGGGGGAGTCGGTCGGGGGCGTCAGTGGTGCGGGCTCTGTGTCCGTGGGGGTCGGGGAGTGGGTCAGGAGGGCGTGGTCGGCTTCCGGTGGGGGAGTTGTCGAGGTCGCCTCGTCCCATGGGGTCGGTGGTGTCATCGGGCGGCCCCTTCGCGTGCGGAGGGTGCCTCGGCCGGTGTGAGGCCGCCGGTCACCCACTTTCTGTCCTCGCCCGGGACCAGGAGTTCCGCCACGTCCAGTACGTGGTGTCCGGCCATCGACGGCAGGCAGCTGCCACGGGCCGGGCCGATCGCCGCCGCCCAGTCCGCGGGGATCGCCGACTCGCCCTGGGTCGCGCCCGCCAGTGCCCCGGCCACCGCCGCCGTCGTATCGGCGTCGCGGCCCATGTTCACCGCCGTCAGCACCGCCTGGACGAAGTCGCCGTCCGCCGCCGCGTACGCACCGAAGGCGAGCGCGACCGCCTCGGGGGCCAGGTCGGTCCACGGGTAGCCGCCGATCACGACGGCGGAGCGGACCGCGCGTTCGCCGCGGTGGGCGACCGCGACCGCCCGGCGCAGGGAGCGGGCCGTCCAGGAGTCGTCCGGGACCACGGCGAGGGCCGAGGCGACCACGGCGATCGTCGGCGCCCCCGCCATCGCCGCGGCGACCCCAGCCGCCACCGCCTGGCCGCCGTAGATGCCCTCGCCGTCATGGCTGACCGAGCCGTCGATCGCGACCAGGCGAGCCGCCTCGGCGGGGCGGCCGGCGGCGAAGACGCCGAAAGGCGCCGCCCGCATCGCGAGACCGTCGCTCCAGGCATGCCG
The DNA window shown above is from Streptomyces chartreusis and carries:
- a CDS encoding ADP-ribosylglycohydrolase family protein, producing the protein MTPPTPWDEATSTTPPPEADHALLTHSPTPTDTEPAPLTPPTDSPDTGPAPLPTPNAPDDTGPTLLTAPGDLRTPPPHPPAVADGEQSPPRPPAPDDESRTGGAGGKQQAEGGAEAGQRVLGLLLGLAAGDAAGWPAARHRAARMPEWTRRLTRELDTFAEQNATTTLPVPIALNQPPEPLRLGPSDDAEWATFAAEAVLRAGDDTALGDLSRERRTRAAIDLTWNAVASEVAAAADRAPEIESAILPLRARISVRAGLGNLATGLRPPATGHDNPHYFDDAACIRACVLAVAHPGDPHRAADLAEFDARYTQDGDGVHGARAMAAAVSLALTGANTTACVTAALAELPEETEIGRNARHALHLARTADSAFALIPLLEHQIVDHVYSYGIAAAETVPVALALTVASDGRIAEAVPAAACLSRVADSAPALAGALTGALGGGASIPTSWRDTCRTLSGCVLPRLTGTDLVELAELLEATQPARPGG
- a CDS encoding ADP-ribosylglycohydrolase family protein — translated: MASIACIPSVPTPGDAAELRRRARGALLGLAVGDALGAPAENMKPSEIRARWGRVTGFVTDNPSGTDDTEYAIFSGLLLARHGSALTPAHVEAAWHEWIADRAEGPFRGAGFSERGTLENLRRGLAAPISAQHRHAWSDGLAMRAAPFGVFAAGRPAEAARLVAIDGSVSHDGEGIYGGQAVAAGVAAAMAGAPTIAVVASALAVVPDDSWTARSLRRAVAVAHRGERAVRSAVVIGGYPWTDLAPEAVALAFGAYAAADGDFVQAVLTAVNMGRDADTTAAVAGALAGATQGESAIPADWAAAIGPARGSCLPSMAGHHVLDVAELLVPGEDRKWVTGGLTPAEAPSAREGAAR